The segment cttgcccgagattcgatcgtcggtatccaatacctagttcaatctcgttaccggcaagtctctttactcgttacataatgcatcattccgtaactaactcattagctacattgcttgcaaggcttatagtgatgtgcattaccgagagggcccagagatacctcttcgacaatcggagagacaaaacctaatctcgaaatacgccaacccaacatgtacctttggagacacctgtagtactcctttataatcacccagttacgttgtgacgtttggtagcacccaaagtgttcctccggtaaacaggagttgcataatctcatagttacgggaacatgtatcagtcatgaagaaagtaatagcaatatactaaacgatcaagtgctaggctaacggaatgggtcatgtcaatcacatcattctcctaatgatgtgatcccattaatcaaatgacaacacatgtctacggttaggaaacataaccatctttgattaatgagctagtcaagtaaaggcatactagtgactatatgtttgtctatgtattcacacatgtatcatgtttccggttaatacaattctagcttgaataataaatatttatcatgaaatgaggaaataaataataactttattattgcctctagggcatatttccttcaccccacACAACAGAAAAGATCAATTGCAACGGTTTAACAAACACACTAGTAGAAATAGAATATGGTAGTTGATGACTTTTTGCACGCTAGCATGAACCACAAACAGTTTGACAATTTCGCTCACCAACAAAAGGGAGTTTATTCTTGCTAAGAATCTGATAACCAGTGGAAAAAGACGGATGGCCTAAGCGATTATGCCACCTTTCTGAAGAGACTCTAATGGCTCCAAAGACTTGTTTATTGAACTTGCAAAGTGTAGGAATCAATGGGTAGAGACCGTCCACGCATCTACCGTGATAAAGAACCTTCCGtgttgcctgatccttgatcaaaaagaaaaacAGATGAAATTCTATGAAGACCCCATTATCAAGAGTGATTCTATGAACAGAAGCAAGACTTTTTGATGCATGTGGAACAAGTAGGACATTATTGAGATGAATATCGCTATGAGGTGTTCTAATAGTAGATTGACCAACGTGGCTTATCATCATACCTTGACCGTTTGCTGTGGTGTTGATTTGATCATGGTCGGGGTACTTCTCTTGCATGGTCAACCTTTCCATGTCGGGGTGATGTGCTCAGTGGCACCGGTATAGACATACCAGTTTGTGTCCACACCATAGGACATATCTGCGGCGGCCGCAACTCTCTTTTTCTGCGAGTTTTCTTCATAGCGCCAACGACAATCTTTTGCTATATGGTTAGTCTTTTTACAGATTTGACATTTGCCCTCATACTCATCATAACCTTGGAAGTTGTTGCCGCCGCCATAGCCACCGTGGTAGCCACCACCGTAGCCACCTTGGCGCCCCTGGTTGTTGTTGTAGAAGGGGCGCCCattgttgttgttgtagttgtGACCGCGGTCACCATTGTTGTGGTAGACAGGACCACCACCATTGCTGCCTTTGTTGTagttggagccgccgccgccgttgttgccgccaccaccaccgcgaTACCCGCCACTACCACCATTGGTGGGTTTGGGCGAGCCACGTAGTTgcctttgccgccgccgccgcggttccTCGCAGCCATGTTGGCCGAGGATTTTAAGCCACCTGCACCAGAGCCATGGAAAAGCTCGACCCACtgatcaaagttcgccaccatcgCAAACAGCTCATCAACGGAGACGGGCTCGACGCGGACATCCAGGGCCGAGATGATGGGCTGGTAATCCATGTCCTGCCCCGCGATGATGAAGGACAATAGCTTCGGTTCCCCGATGGTTCTTCCTGCGGCTGCAAGTTCATCAAAAAGAGATCTCATATAACTAAAATAatcagcagcagattgagaaccttTGTGGGCATTGGTCAGGGAGATTCGGATGTTATTCACGCAGGATGCGGAGTGGGCTGTGAACATGTTTGCAAGGGATGTCCAAATCGCATGCGATGTTTCCATCGAGGCAACCTGTACTAGGATTTCTTTGGAGAGATTTCTCAACAGATAGGCTACAATCTGCTAGTCTTGGATCAACCAAGGAGTGTAGGTAGGATTCGGAACGATCTGTTCCTTTCCTTCAGAGTTTTTGGATGAAATTGTTTTGGTAGGTTGGGGAATTGTTTGGTCGAGATACCCATAGAGGCCGGCTCCCATAATCTGAGAACGAGCCTGGGCACGCCATAGGATGTAGTTGGTGCGGCTGAGGGGTTCAGAGATTGTGTTGTTCAAGCTGGAGAAAGAGGCCGAGCTAGAGGAGGAAGACATGGTTGCGGTTGGATTATGATCTGGAGAAATTTTTTATGGCGGCTAGGTTTGATCTGGTGGAGAGCTAGATGTGGAggaagaagatggctctgaatacCATGTTAGATTTGGTGAAGCTTCTCAACACCCATACATGGGTGCCCGCATGTATTTATTGATAGATCGAGAGTTGGGCTCTCGTAGGTTTACAGAGATACGATGGTTGAACCGTAGAGAGGATTACAtggggagatagagagagagagaggagataaaCGAAACCAATCTCAACTACTCCTAATCCTATACGTGAGGCACAAGTACTACAAGGCTGTCACGTATTACACAATATTTCCGACAGGGATCAGCTCTGCCAGTCTGCGTGAACTAATTAGCTGGATGTCGGCTGTTGCAGATTGTCATGAGAAGAATACTCCAAGCCAAGATACAAGAATCAACCTCCAAGATTTCCCCAAATCAATTAACCAGAAACAGGATGAGCACTTCCTGTACAAAATTGAGATTGAAAACACATTAGCACATTGGAATCACTGGGTGGGAGAGGCAAATTGTAGGGGAAATAAATTCTGCAGGAAAGACGAAGATGAAGAAGCAACCTAACGAAAAACATATTTTCACACATGCGCATGAACTCAAGCATGTGTAGGTTTCCAGTAACGTACCTGGATTAATCACGAACGGTAAGTGATGTACTGAATCACCTGCTGGACCCCGCAAAAAAAGGGAATCACCTGCTGGAAGCTGCGTCGCCGCCATCTCCCTGTGTCTAAATCACCTGCTGGAAGCTGTGTCGCCTTGCTCTACATTAATCGGCCATGCCCACGTCGAGCCAGCCTGCATCGTGCCGCTTTGCGAGTAGAATCACCGCACTTCGCACGCCATCGGCACACCCCCGCATCGCATCCGCCTCGTCCGCATAGGCCAGCCTCGCTGGCTTCTATTCCCTCTCCCGAACAGATCGATTGGATCGGATCAAATAGTTGCTGGGAGCTGCGTTTTGATTTTCGGCCGAAAAAAATGAATTTCGGCCAAATTTCGGCCGTCTCGCTAGGGCCCGATATATGGGCCTATCGGCCGAATAATTTGGCCCAGTTTAAATTTTTTTTGCCCGGCCCAGCTTCGAGAGCCTTCCAGTTAGGCTTCCGCTGAGACAAAACCACGAACCCACGCTACCTAACCCTAAATCGCTCTTTCCCTGTCCGTCCTCCTGTGTGCGGCGCCGCCGCTGCGCACAGGCCACATCTCCTTGCCCTCCTCGACATCTCCGGCCAAGGCGCTCACTTCTCCGGCCCTCCTCCACATCTCCTCGCCTCCACCCCATCCACTTCCTGTCGAAGACTGCAGCAACGGAGCTCGGCGGCTGCGGCCCTTCTCCAAGACTGCAGCATGGTGCTCGGCGGCTGCGGCAACGGAGCTGATGGAGCGCGAGCCGACCAGTTCAACGGAGGCAGTAGCACGGGGCAGCGGCAGCAGCATGGAGGGCGTCCGCTTGACTGGAAAGGTACAAATGTTCTTGATGCAGTTTCAGTACGTGTATGCAGTTTCAGTTCTTGAGCAATTTCAGATCGATGTTGCTTTGTTTCTTGGTTATAATCTGTGTCTGCTTGTGCTGCTTTAGATTTAGGAGAGGTCCCTGGTAAATGGCTCAGCAAATGCATATATCATACGGGGTTAAGAAAAAGTGAGTCTTGATGAGTTGAACGTACAACAGTGAGATTATTAATCTGAAATATACATGCATCTGGTAGTCACCAAGGAGTCTCACAATGTTTTGGTTTGGTATATAATCTGAAACACACATGCATCTGGTATTCACTAAGGATGCTCACGATCTGGTActatttattttggtccaacaaaAAAGTGGGTTACAAACGTTATTCTGAACATCCTAAAATATATAATCGTTCCATAGATCTGGGGTGTGTGCTTGTTTTTGAGCTGTTGAGATGATGCTTGTGTGCAATATTAAAGTTTTTTTCATCACCTCCAACCACTCGCTTGTATGTTTGCAGAAGCATCTCATGTTTGAATTGATCATTTATTTAGATCTATAGTACGTCCAATAATAATTCAGTTGTGTTGTGTATTTAACTAAGTAGATGTTGACCGATGGTTAATTTCAATGTTCAGCGGTACCATTAAGTGGTGGTTCTAGAACTAAGCTTCGCAGTATCTTTCTCAAGAATAGATTATTATTTTTGACTTGTCTTTTTGGCAAACTAGAGCATCAGGTTGTATTTAAATTACTTATTCCTTAGTATCTAAACTAGAGCATTAAGCTGTACTGTTTTTGTTCCTCATTCATGCGAGGACACCCAAGTAAGCAAGGGTTGCTTCTCTAGTTACCTACTCTTCATAACTGACCGTTGTTCTTTTGTCATGTGATTTTGAAGAGAATGTATTTGTTGATAGTGAGAGTGAGGATAATGATGGGGTGAGTGAGGATGGGGAAGATGCTCCATCCATGCATGATCAGCAAGAGGCGC is part of the Triticum aestivum cultivar Chinese Spring unplaced genomic scaffold, IWGSC CS RefSeq v2.1 scaffold189601, whole genome shotgun sequence genome and harbors:
- the LOC123176076 gene encoding uncharacterized protein; amino-acid sequence: MVLGGCGNGADGARADQFNGGSSTGQRQQHGGRPLDWKENVFVDSESEDNDGVSEDGEDAPSMHDQQEAQMQVEKETQIQVEKDAPPRDGNLETRRSVRLVKKKTKGVNSLYPVA